The following proteins are co-located in the Arctopsyche grandis isolate Sample6627 chromosome 3, ASM5162203v2, whole genome shotgun sequence genome:
- the LOC143923067 gene encoding uncharacterized protein LOC143923067 has protein sequence MFKEVAESGPPPPPTPDEGGGPPPPPSPSPSPSPQSQPRVSAAAAMAFTIDLDEGKVIDTHKYENLMKKSMARHQRVHSMSATWQRTSVSGTSAPAPTPTPTSAALQRPPLSGKLPRRAHGYHSEGYFSSDQEEVPKFKRKSPGCGCERDSLRLRQHNPDSPLAEKRSPFDKSPETAFNFVIKKSKSPIVDSIMSRSDTLPSRHALNLPLKHPHTASLARVAPELTPSPNGTTAPHNYPLRSPYFQDQNLADVPMIADTSSPELDLLTPDNVMLTPGTPSRLSLRRNSSGVLGSFSPGLKNKTSPAARDSKSPNVARNDKAAIENDGIVSPSSTVSEAGTYTIEADNYTEEQKAKMNIDEAFCVDDFTEPIRQALDKIHQAETPSPDTEKTTLRDLVITKEPRSNNFVSNIREELLLAKTIPDPIRKVSTDKNVLEISCCYESPTEANEPPQANKPVKSAKNYLDKIKSRMKNISEKTFQKSPKTPDALFDVGSFTSVTASGVLGSMKQKSSKLDDSYTKAKFSRKNSLTKSQIDSSEYVHHIQRDNLVLQNVTNDSFTPSHEESTLTCDDNLYENEDHMLKAASKTPEQILVGKLSHLSLNRCQGDKSWIQEWADSVKKHNKETAVGPTDVGLPPISPRHSVLLKGMTSPVKSVSSACNSPTKIPSPVGTLVRQRAPVPDILTSTPDTESYLQSTQSVITNLQAKLQNAKSTPLSNLDLSQSSFHDKFNSSKLPVSQLNRSNSLNYRLYRKTNSAESSPLRNPGNYLVTGTLGLPSAARFLLSNLGASKSLDTDPNMSPNGGGSRPHSRHRSFDGRNVQSPDQLDDFNNANMTQSLNLKCNTKNVFNDFEGRSNLHRSSTSGQRHLIDQTARNVLSPSNQRLHNVKLSHHRGLSDTYATQNKSNNTSHSQNPRLASKQDNQSSPIRRSSSFNVVNKNNNIYDSNMKHAMGSPVPRISSAGKPRNYCHRQQDRLMQTSCDFSVRNNTPEVDCMSEDSDNLSTGGFYSDYDRRSMRKAGNDLLVGARCNRAFELRRARLESPDARPHLNNSPKCPSTPEMKRKFPTDPVKRPARSQSRDSRSTGPVGRIDVRPDVCQVSVSDVSKNQKGRKISDITRQNISNRLTRSTSAAKDLTPKSKEKGSKKAKASNLTTSTKEVEFCNWKKRASYDPMKAAQEGKKNKVVPGKVRLSDIVPNSSNKIEDISSPSNSSPVHRSKSFNCTGTPIDEHLYILQQNQVEGSSDTDDFEDRLICTYPGDGSANVPILKLISGADITSKTLNVPDVTKRTQPVQNNKVKLSADYITKFQVNNVNDNKKILLADKRRTYLIDGDIKLSDADSFMDADRRRTIILDSDTTNSTTNGSGSRRNSSVYSDERANNERLSDSEVESDTEPITNVVHRVKSRSVPPQQRHSGDFSMSSSTCSASKDQPKKIQPRYLDISRFKSNDSTGKNFLRRDPSKTYVGVLPTAEHRQSKKHTARQLELEQKNKELEKWKRRASYDPRKAAAQAKLKPAGTKSPSNSVLRSQSFHGPMMQTTKLSIVTSERNAPDVFYQDASSDNEF, from the exons ATGTTCAAAGAAGTGGCGGAGTCCGGGCCGCCGCCACCGCCCACTCCTGACGAGGGCGGCGGCCCCCCGCCCCCGCCCTCGCCCTCGCCCTCGCCTTCTCCTCAATCCCAGCCCCGCGTCAGCGCTGCCGCCGCCATGGCCTTCACCATCGACCTGGACGAAGGCAAAGTCATCGACACGCACAAGTACGAGAACCTCATGAAGAAGTCCATGGCCCGCCACCAGCGCGTGCACTCCATGTCGGCCACTTGGCAGCGCACTTCCGTCTCCGGCACTTCAGCCCccgcccccacccccacccccacttCTGCAGCGCTCCAGAGGCCACCCCTCAGCGGAAAGCTGCCTCGCCGAGCTCACGGCTACCACTCGGAGGGCTACTTCTCTTCCGACCAAGAAGAAGTGCCCAAATTCAAACGCAAATCGCCCGGCTGCGGCTGCGAGAGGGATTCCCTCCGACTCCGACAGCACAATCCAGATTCGCCTCTAGCTGAAAAAAGATCACCCTTCGATAAGTCGCCCGAGACTGCGTTTAATTTCGTCATAAAGAAATCAAAAAGTCCCATAGTCGACAGCATCATGTCGAGGAGTGACACGTTACCGTCCCGACACGCGTTGAATCTACCGTTGAAACATCCGCATACTGCATCTCTAGCGCGGGTCGCTCCCGAGTTGACTCCGAGTCCGAACGGAACGACCGCCCCTCATAATTATCCATTGCGCAGTCCTTACTTCCAAGATCAAAATCTAGCCGACGTGCCCATGATAGCCGACACCTCTAGTCCAGAATTAGATCTCCTCACTCCGGACAACGTGATGCTGACGCCCGGAACCCCCTCGAGACTATCCTTGAGGCGCAACTCTTCCGGTGTGCTCGGAAGCTTCAGTCCCggacttaaaaataaaactagtcCGGCCGCGCGAGATTCTAAGTCTCCGAACGTCGCTAGAAACGATAAAGCTGCAATAGAAAACGACGGTATTGTTTCTCCATCTTCGACCGTGAGCGAAGCCGGAACTTACACTATCGAAGCGGACAATTACACCGAAGAGCAAAAAGCGAAGATGAATATTGACGAAGCGTTTTGTGTCGACGATTTTACCGAGCCTATCAGACAGGCTTTAGATAAAATTCACCAGGCCGAAACGCCGTCACCAGATACTGAAAAAACCACTTTGCGCGACCTCGTCATTACTAAAGAGCCTAGAAGTAACAATTTCGTGAGCAACATCAGGGAGGAATTGCTCCTGGCGAAGACGATCCCGGATCCGATCAGAAAAGTGTCGACTGACAAAAATGTTTTAGAAATATCGTGTTGCTACGAATCGCCCACGGAAGCTAACGAACCCCCCCAAGCGAACAAACCCGTAAAATCGGCCAAGAACTATCTAGACAAAATAAAATCGAGAATGAAAAACATCAGTGAAAAGACTTTCCAAAAGAGTCCAAAGACTCCCGACGCTTTGTTCGACGTTGGCAGTTTCACATCGGTCACCGCGTCCGGTGTTTTAGGCTCCATGAAACAAAAATCGTCCAAATTAGACGACAGCTACACTAAGGCGAAATTTAGCCGCAAAAACAGCCTGACAAAGTCTCAAATCGACTCCAGTGAATACGTTCACCACATTCAAAGGGATAATCTCGTCTTACAAAACGTAACAAACGATAGTTTCACCCCGTCTCACGAAGAAAGCACACTAACATGCGACGACAATTTGTACGAGAATGAAGATCACATGCTAAAAGCTGCGTCGAAAACGCCCGAACAAATTCTAGTGGGGAAATTGTCCCATTTGAGTCTGAATCGATGTCAAGGCGACAAGAGCTGGATACAAGAATGGGCAGATAGTGTTAAAAAGCACAACAAAGAAACGGCTGTGGGTCCGACCGACGTCGGTCTTCCTCCGATCAGCCCCAGGCATTCCGTTTTGTTGAAGG GCATGACCAGTCCGGTGAAGAGCGTATCTTCAGCTTGCAACAGTCCTACTAAAATCCCAAGTCCGGTAGGAACGTTAGTCCGACAACGAGCTCCAGTACCG gATATTTTGACATCTACGCCCGATACCGAGTCTTATTTGCAGAGTACACAGAGTGTGATAACAAATTTACAAGCAAAGTTGCAAAATGCAAAATCGACACCGCTCTCTAACCTGGACTTGTCTCAGAGCAGTTTCCACGACAAATTCAACTCGTCCAAACTGCCCGTATCCcaattgaacaggtcgaacTCTTTGAACTATCGTCTGTACAGAAAAACCAATTCGGCTGAAAGTTCACCGCTGAGGAATCCGGGAAATTACCTCGTTACGGGCACTCTCGGTCTGCCGTCTGCCGCCAGATTCCTCTTGTCCAATCTAGGTGCTTCGAAATCGCTGGACACCGATCCAAACATGTCACCGAACGGTG GAGGAAGCAGGCCTCACTCTAGACATCGCAGTTTCGACGGTAGGAATGTGCAAAGTCCCGATCAATTGGATGATTTCAACAACGCTAACATGACCCAAAGTTTAAATCTTAAATGCAatactaagaatgtgttcaatgACTTTGAAGGAAGATCGAACTTGCACAGGTCGTCTACTAGTGGACAGAGACATTTGATCGATCAAACTGCCAGAAACGTTTTGTCGCCTAGCAACCAGAGGCTTCACAATGTAAAATTAAGCCACCATCGTGGTCTGAGTGACACTTATGcaactcaaaataaaagtaataacaCTTCCCATAGTCAAAACCCCAGACTTGCCTCCAAGCAAGACAATCAAAGCTCACCCATACGCAGATCAAGTTCATTCAATGtggtgaataaaaataataacatatacGACTCTAATATGAAACATGCGATGGGATCACCAGTACCCAGGATTTCCTCAGCAGGAAAACCCAGGAATTATTGTCACCGTCAACAAGATAGGCTTATGCAAACTTCGTGCGATTTTTCAGTGAGAAATAACACTCCGGAAGTCGACTGTATGTCTGAAGATTCCGACAACTTATCTACAGGTGGTTTTTACTCAGACTATGACAGGCGAAGTATGCGGAAAGCCGGAAACGATTTACTCGTAGGAGCACGTTGCAATAGAGCGTTCGAGCTCAGACGGGCGCGTTTAGAATCTCCAGATGCGAGACCGCATCTAAATAACTCTCCGAAATGTCCCAGCACTCctgaaatgaaaagaaaatttcccaCCGACCCAGTCAAAAGGCCGGCTCGTTCGCAATCTAGAGATTCGAGAAGTACGGGACCAGTCGGACGGATAGACGTGAGACCTGACGTTTGTCAAGTATCAGTTTCGGATGTTAGTAAAAATCAAAAGGGGAGGAAAATATCAGACATCACTAGGCAAAATATATCGAATAGATTGACTAGATCAACTTCGGCTGCGAAAGATTTGACGCctaaatcaaaagaaaaag gcTCAAAGAAAGCTAAGGCATCAAATCTAACAACTTCAACTAAAGAAGTAGAATTTTGTAATTGGAAGAAACGAGCATCCTATGATCCGATGAAAGCCGCACAAGAGGGGAAAAAGAATAAAGTTGTTCCTGGCAAAGTCAGACTGAGTGACATAGTTCCTAATTCTTCCAATAAAATTGAAGATATAAGTTCGCCGAG taATTCATCCCCTGTTCACCGCTCAAAGTCATTCAACTGTACGGGAACGCCGATCGATGAACATTTGTATATTCTGCAGCAGAATCAAGTCGAAGGCAGTTCCGATACCGACGATTTTGAGGATAGGCTAATTTGCACTTATCCCGGTGACGGATCTGCTAATGTgccaattttaaaatt aATATCTGGAGCTGATATTACATCAAAAACACTCAACGTGCCCGACGTGACAAAAAGAACGCAGCCGGTCCAAAATAACAAAGTAAAATTATCCGCTGATTACATTACTAAGTTTcag GTAAACAATGTGAACGATAACAAGAAAATCCTTCTTGCCGATAAAAGGCGGACTTACCTAATAGACGGTGATATCAAACTTAGTGACGCAGACAGTTTTATGGATGCGGATCGAAGACGAACGATTATATTAGATAGCGACACGACCAACTCCACAACCAACGGTAGTGGCTCTCGGCGAAACTCTTCAGTGTACAGTGACGAGAGAGCCAACAATGAAAGATTATCGGATTCCGAAGTGGAATCCGATACTGAACCGATAACAAATGTCGTTCATAGAGTTAAAAGTAGATCGGTACCACCGCAACAAAG GCATAGTGGAGATTTTTCAATGTCGTCCTCGACGTGTTCAGCGTCTAAAGATCAGCCTAAGAAAATTCAACCACGGTATTTAGACATCAGTCGATTTAAGAGTAACGATTCGACCGGTAAAAATTTCCTTAGGAGAGATCCTTCGAAGACTTACGTCGGAGTGTTGCCGACGGCCGAACATCGACAATCCAAAAAACACACAGCTAGGCAGTTAGAATTAG agcaaaaaaataaagaactTGAAAAGTGGAAAAGAAGAGCTTCGTACGACCCTAGGAAGGCTGCAGCTCAAGCAAAACTGAAACCGGCGGGAACAAAGAGCCCAAG taATTCTGTATTGAGATCTCAATCATTTCATGGCCCAATGATGCAAACTACCAAATTATCCATCGTCACATCGGAAAGGAACGCTCCAGATGTGTTCTACCAAGATGCCTCAAGTGATAATGAATTTTAG